From Miscanthus floridulus cultivar M001 chromosome 15, ASM1932011v1, whole genome shotgun sequence, the proteins below share one genomic window:
- the LOC136506982 gene encoding uncharacterized protein has translation MLDTHNSFAQQFRMARDRLADNDAEDFVIRIVGPKDGDPPQYSLPTTDQLAMLVVGDFSLDAFERDIIVQKQTGDLHQISALHPAFMALQYPLLFPYVERGWQTGYGGTGKTYLWNRIVGYLRAHNKIVLAIASSGVAALLLPGGHTAHSRFKIPCEEEDDMICDVSRGTMLSELIELTSLVIWDEALMANRKCFEALDCTFRDIEEVKNPQAAHIAFGGKVAVLGGDLRQILPVVEGGTKQDVISATVITSRLWVHVEILSLKQNMRLICSVDDPYQQQEVAAFSKWILNIGEGKIPSIAKDGEDEPSWITVPHELLLPADDDKLAAIVQSVYPNFESRYKNPTYLSQRAILAPTNELTDTVNEYMVPLVPGTEKEYLSLDSITKSTAQHEAYDLLYPIEFLNSISGNNFP, from the exons ATGCTTGATACTCATAACTCATTTGCGCAGCAGTTCAGAATGGCTAGAGATAGATTGGCAGATAATGATGCTGAAGATTTTGTTATCCGTATTGTTGGGCCAAAAGATGGAGATCCACCCCAATATAGTTTACCAACCACTGACCAATTAGCAATGCTTGTAGTTGGTGATTTCAGTCTCGACGCATTTGAGCGAGACATTATTGTGCAAAAACAGACAGGAGACCTCCATCAAATCTCTGCTTTGCACCCCGCTTTCATGGCGCTCCAATATCCTTTGCTGTTCCCATATGTTGAACGTGGTTGGCAGACTG GGTATGGAGGAACTGGTAAAACATATTTATGGAATCGAATAGTTGGTTATCTTAGAGCACACAACAAAATTGTTTTGGCTATCGCATCATCGGGAGTAGCAGCCTTGCTTTTACCAGGAGGTCATACAGCTCATTCAAGATTCAAAATACCTTGTGAGGAAGAGGACGATATGATCTGTGATGTTAGCAGAGGCACCATGCTTTCTGAACTCATTGAACTAACAAGTTTAGTTATTTGGGATGAGGCACTTATGGCTAACAGAAAATGTTTTGAAGCCTTGGACTGTACATTCCGCGACATAGAAGAAGTGAAAAATCCTCAAGCTGCACACATTGCATTTGGTGGCAAAGTTGCCGTCTTAGGAGGAGACCTCAGACAAATCTTGCCTGTGGTCGAAGGAGGAACCAAACAAGATGTTATCAGTGCGACCGTAATCACATCTCGGCTCTGGGTTCATGTAGAGATACTAAGCTTAAAACAGAATATGCGGTTGATATGTTCAGTGGATGATCCATACCAACAACAAGAGGTTGCTGCATTTAGTAAATGGATATTAAATATTGGTGAGGGCAAAATACCATCTATCGCAAAGGACGGTGAAGATGAACCAAGCTGGATCACAGTACCACATGAATTACTCTTACCTGCTGATGATGATAAACTTGCAGCTATTGTACAGTCAGTGTATCCTAACTTTGAAAGTAGATACAAAAACCCCACGTATCTTTCGCAGAGAGCTATACTAGCTCCAACAAATGAACTTACAGACACAGTCAATGAGTACATGGTTCCTTTGGTTCCTGGCACAGAGAAGGAATATCTGAGTTTGGATAGTATCACCAAATCAACTGCGCAGCATGAAGCATACGATCTCCTATATCCTATTGAGTTCCTTAACTCAATTAGTGGTAACAATTTCCCATAG